A stretch of Bacteroidales bacterium DNA encodes these proteins:
- a CDS encoding glycosyltransferase family 39 protein, whose amino-acid sequence MKWKVSSVHGNSLMILCGFIGFSIIMRFFSFFPSIISHDEGTFLVIARELFKGKIYFVDLIDTKPIGIFLLLGLFIKYISSSIIMIRLFTAIVIGFTSYFIYRISFSFYSQQKPAIAAGVIFIFFLSIFTHFGVFINPELFYTFLTAVGFYTFIHAKRTADFLLIGLLLGIGFILKYTVIFDLTAWLIYVFFASLFKKEKKLIASAVINCATACLGFLVPFLILIIYYYEKGHLKELLFYTFTVSGNIPVKQSLFKTILYISDFHLRFLPILFFFYYTLFKLKRNESKSELPKELMITWCLIVMVAVLLPGKPFGHYFIQLMLPVSIVAGGFFINDLRKPVWVNRIINHSIGTVLLMLLIAGNVVMQKHDYYDKEDMPKEVAVYLKPLLKPEDSIFTGNFESVLYYILQRDCPVRYVHRSLLCDPEHRKALQVNIDYEMKSLMQKDIEYIIMKNSYCYEPVNVYLKQEYTIIKVFPDSLCIYKRSL is encoded by the coding sequence ATGAAATGGAAAGTCTCATCTGTACATGGTAACAGTTTGATGATTTTATGCGGATTTATTGGTTTCTCGATCATCATGCGGTTTTTTTCCTTTTTTCCTTCTATAATAAGTCATGATGAAGGCACCTTTTTAGTCATAGCCAGGGAATTGTTCAAAGGGAAAATTTATTTTGTTGATCTGATCGATACCAAACCGATTGGTATTTTTCTGTTACTGGGTTTGTTCATCAAATACATCAGTTCGTCCATAATAATGATCAGGTTATTTACAGCCATCGTTATCGGCTTCACTTCGTATTTCATTTATAGAATCAGTTTTAGTTTTTATTCACAACAAAAGCCAGCCATAGCGGCTGGAGTCATATTCATTTTCTTTTTGTCAATATTTACCCACTTTGGTGTATTTATTAATCCCGAACTCTTCTACACTTTCCTTACGGCTGTTGGATTTTATACTTTTATTCATGCAAAAAGGACAGCTGATTTTCTCTTAATTGGTCTCCTGCTGGGTATAGGATTCATTCTAAAATACACGGTGATTTTCGATCTGACTGCGTGGCTGATTTATGTTTTTTTCGCAAGCCTTTTTAAGAAAGAAAAGAAATTGATTGCCTCGGCAGTTATAAACTGTGCAACTGCCTGCCTCGGGTTCCTGGTTCCTTTTTTGATTCTCATAATCTATTATTATGAAAAAGGGCATTTGAAGGAGTTATTATTCTACACCTTCACCGTTTCAGGCAATATACCGGTTAAGCAATCTTTGTTTAAAACAATACTGTATATATCGGATTTTCATTTGCGTTTTCTTCCCATTCTGTTTTTCTTCTATTATACCCTGTTCAAATTAAAAAGGAATGAGAGTAAATCGGAATTACCTAAAGAATTGATGATTACATGGTGCTTAATTGTAATGGTGGCTGTACTTCTGCCCGGGAAGCCGTTCGGACATTACTTCATTCAGCTAATGCTTCCTGTAAGTATCGTGGCAGGAGGATTTTTTATAAATGATCTTAGGAAACCGGTCTGGGTAAATCGAATAATCAATCATTCAATAGGCACTGTACTCTTAATGCTGCTTATTGCTGGTAATGTCGTGATGCAGAAACATGATTATTACGATAAAGAAGATATGCCAAAAGAGGTGGCAGTATATCTCAAACCGTTGTTAAAACCGGAGGATAGTATCTTTACAGGAAATTTTGAATCCGTTTTATATTATATTTTACAAAGAGATTGTCCTGTCAGGTATGTTCATCGTTCCCTTTTGTGTGATCCTGAACACCGCAAAGCCCTGCAAGTCAATATTGATTATGAAATGAAATCATTAATGCAAAAGGATATTGAATATATCATAATGAAAAATTCCTATTGCTATGAACCCGTTAATGTTTACTTAAAACAAGAATATACAATAATAAAAGTATTTCCGGATAGCTTATGTATTTATAAACGAAGCCTGTGA